One Rubritalea squalenifaciens DSM 18772 genomic region harbors:
- a CDS encoding LysM peptidoglycan-binding domain-containing protein produces MKDDRLQTKRQTKKGFRVLQAKMTRRKQRVSAAATADSLDQDVPNVGVGRALTVILALHVVAIAAIFIGTQWNDRELATVEEAAPASVDISKVNTKLDTAFVHTGDTYEAFAARHGVDVNELRKLNNDMILRAGVRLTIPENKISNVAPAVANQGAVQLDDNAREVAVSERPPVGALPVENVEETPKAVLVTPRGRPNIPRAIPVAEPVASNGSYVVQSGDTVWRISQKFHVSQDELLKLNGLSDPRKLKVGDKLIIPAN; encoded by the coding sequence ACGATAGACTACAGACCAAAAGGCAAACGAAGAAAGGCTTTCGCGTTCTTCAAGCCAAGATGACTCGCCGTAAGCAGCGGGTTAGTGCCGCGGCCACAGCGGATAGTCTGGACCAAGACGTGCCTAACGTAGGAGTAGGACGTGCACTTACTGTGATCCTGGCTCTGCATGTGGTGGCCATCGCCGCCATCTTTATAGGTACACAATGGAATGATAGAGAGCTTGCTACTGTAGAAGAGGCTGCTCCTGCCAGTGTTGATATTTCTAAAGTGAATACAAAGCTGGATACGGCTTTTGTCCACACTGGAGATACTTATGAAGCTTTTGCTGCCAGGCATGGAGTGGATGTCAATGAGCTGAGAAAGCTAAACAATGACATGATCCTGCGAGCTGGTGTGAGGCTTACTATTCCTGAGAATAAGATCAGCAATGTGGCTCCAGCAGTTGCTAACCAGGGAGCTGTTCAGTTAGATGATAACGCCCGCGAGGTGGCTGTCTCTGAGCGTCCACCTGTCGGGGCACTCCCAGTGGAAAATGTGGAAGAGACGCCAAAAGCTGTTTTGGTGACACCTAGAGGTAGACCAAATATTCCTAGAGCGATTCCGGTGGCCGAGCCAGTAGCTTCTAATGGGTCTTACGTTGTTCAGAGTGGAGACACCGTCTGGCGCATTTCCCAGAAGTTTCACGTAAGTCAGGATGAGCTACTCAAGCTCAATGGCCTGAGTGACCCACGTAAGCTCAAGGTGGGAGATAAACTGATCATTCCAGCAAACTAA
- a CDS encoding FtsW/RodA/SpoVE family cell cycle protein, translated as MTPKQSAFADRRNGIFLCVAAAGLIVLGLVMLASVSVWMEDDGQQYSHLRKQSMWMLVGVVGATTLAMIDYRRFRKWIVPLYGFATLLLILCYVPGIAREIKGESRWIVVPLVGQFQPSEVAKIAIMMGLAAWFAHHQAETRKFWKGFAIPMAILAVPILLIFFEKDMGTAAGLGAAGVALLFIAGTRLRYLIPSCGVALAGFYVLVRMNENRWNRIMAFLDLEEHKLGYGFQQWRALLAFGNGGVEGLGLGNGAEKHGYLPEAHNDFIFPVIGEELGLWFALGVVFCFVMITVYGIAIAVRAPDVFGRLLAIGLTCAIVIPAMMNIGVTTAVLPNTGLPLPFVSYGGTNLVFTMAALGLLVSIHRQSYGGRKEHAKLLAEKKHCIRL; from the coding sequence ATGACGCCTAAGCAGTCAGCTTTTGCAGACCGACGCAATGGAATTTTTCTTTGTGTAGCTGCTGCTGGACTCATTGTACTAGGTTTGGTGATGCTTGCTTCGGTGAGTGTCTGGATGGAAGATGATGGCCAGCAATATTCGCATCTCAGAAAGCAGAGTATGTGGATGCTGGTTGGAGTCGTCGGAGCCACGACTCTGGCGATGATTGACTATCGAAGATTCAGAAAATGGATTGTACCCCTGTACGGGTTTGCGACTCTTCTTCTGATTCTTTGTTACGTGCCGGGTATTGCCCGTGAAATTAAAGGGGAATCTCGCTGGATTGTTGTGCCTCTAGTAGGGCAGTTTCAGCCATCTGAGGTTGCGAAGATAGCGATTATGATGGGCCTTGCGGCTTGGTTCGCCCATCACCAAGCTGAGACTCGCAAGTTCTGGAAGGGCTTTGCTATTCCGATGGCCATTTTAGCGGTGCCTATTCTGTTGATCTTCTTTGAAAAAGATATGGGTACGGCGGCTGGCTTAGGTGCCGCAGGTGTTGCCTTATTGTTTATTGCCGGTACGCGTCTCCGCTACTTGATACCGAGTTGCGGTGTGGCGCTGGCTGGTTTCTATGTGCTGGTTCGTATGAATGAGAACCGATGGAACCGCATCATGGCGTTTTTAGATCTGGAGGAACACAAGCTTGGGTATGGTTTCCAGCAATGGCGTGCACTTTTGGCCTTTGGTAACGGAGGGGTCGAAGGTCTGGGGCTTGGTAATGGTGCTGAGAAGCATGGCTACCTCCCAGAGGCACACAACGACTTTATCTTTCCAGTGATTGGTGAAGAGCTAGGTCTCTGGTTTGCACTCGGAGTCGTCTTTTGCTTCGTCATGATTACGGTTTATGGAATCGCCATCGCGGTTCGTGCTCCTGACGTTTTTGGTCGCTTGCTGGCAATTGGCCTCACATGTGCGATAGTGATTCCAGCAATGATGAATATTGGCGTGACTACGGCCGTGCTGCCGAACACCGGATTGCCTCTTCCCTTTGTCAGTTACGGGGGAACTAACCTGGTGTTCACGATGGCGGCTTTAGGTTTGTTGGTGAGTATTCACCGGCAAAGTTATGGTGGTAGAAAAGAGCATGCCAAACTCCTTGCTGAGAAAAAGCACTGTATTCGTTTGTGA
- a CDS encoding CAP domain-containing protein, which produces MKTCSLIISLVLACLLASCTVQDANPRVVIAGGHVSEEKLESELFSKVNSERLSRGLPALYRSRGLDLLAQQHSDRMAAKANSSGRIAISHDGFAERASIARDELGYHRTAENVGVSAGLREVNLIATSLVDGWMDSRGHRKNILANYRYAGIAVRTASHGRGVYVTQMFGSVGR; this is translated from the coding sequence GTGAAGACCTGTTCCTTGATTATTAGCCTCGTACTTGCCTGCTTGCTTGCGTCATGCACTGTGCAGGATGCGAACCCCAGAGTGGTCATAGCAGGAGGTCATGTCTCTGAAGAAAAGTTGGAGAGTGAGCTATTTTCCAAGGTGAACTCCGAGCGTCTGTCTCGTGGATTGCCGGCTCTATACCGGAGTCGAGGACTCGATCTCTTGGCTCAACAGCACAGTGACCGTATGGCGGCTAAAGCGAATTCCAGTGGTAGAATAGCTATCAGCCATGATGGTTTTGCCGAGCGAGCCAGTATTGCTCGAGACGAGCTGGGTTATCATAGGACGGCAGAAAATGTGGGAGTGAGTGCGGGGCTACGTGAGGTGAATCTTATCGCAACATCTTTGGTGGATGGCTGGATGGACTCCAGAGGTCACCGGAAGAATATTTTAGCCAACTATCGGTATGCAGGAATCGCTGTCAGGACTGCCAGCCATGGAAGAGGAGTCTACGTGACCCAGATGTTTGGTAGTGTAGGCAGGTGA
- a CDS encoding aspartate kinase has protein sequence MALIVQKYGGTSVGSLDRIRNVANRIKKLRDEGNQVVAVVSAMGGVTDKLIGMAKELTGEPAEREMDVLLSTGEQQSIALVTMALHELGVDAASVTGRQAGIRTTGSHTRGKIDSIDPTMMNQYLSEGKVVIVAGFQGLRNDDLIHTLGRGGSDLTAIAVASAVKADLCQILTDVDGVYTCDPRVVKDARKLPEISYDEMLEMASSGSKVMQSRSVEFAKKYGVIFEVRSSLNDNPGTIVTEEHDQMESVVIRGVSIERSQARLTITGIPDEPGMSARILGCLADAEINIDMIISNIAHDGMARHSFTMHSNDLGKAQAALKPVIATLPASKIETEAGIAKLSCVGIGMRSHSGVAAKMFEALGEAQINIGMITTSEIKIAVTVDETQIEDAARAVHTAFELDKVPSK, from the coding sequence ATGGCCCTGATCGTTCAAAAATATGGCGGTACTTCCGTAGGTTCACTTGACCGTATTCGCAATGTCGCGAACCGCATCAAAAAGCTTCGTGACGAAGGCAACCAGGTGGTTGCCGTAGTTTCAGCGATGGGCGGCGTTACCGACAAGCTGATCGGCATGGCCAAAGAACTCACTGGCGAGCCAGCAGAGCGAGAAATGGATGTACTCCTCTCCACTGGAGAGCAGCAGTCTATCGCCCTCGTCACCATGGCCCTCCATGAACTCGGTGTCGATGCAGCCTCTGTCACAGGCAGACAAGCTGGCATTCGCACCACAGGTTCTCACACACGCGGCAAGATCGACTCCATCGATCCGACCATGATGAACCAATACCTCAGCGAAGGAAAGGTGGTCATCGTTGCCGGCTTCCAAGGCCTGCGTAACGACGACCTGATCCACACCCTGGGGCGTGGCGGCTCAGACCTTACAGCCATCGCGGTCGCCTCCGCAGTCAAAGCAGACCTCTGCCAAATTCTCACCGATGTTGATGGCGTCTACACCTGCGACCCACGAGTCGTGAAGGACGCACGTAAACTCCCTGAAATCTCCTACGACGAAATGCTTGAAATGGCCTCCTCCGGAAGCAAGGTCATGCAATCCCGTTCTGTAGAATTTGCCAAAAAATACGGAGTTATCTTTGAAGTTCGCTCCTCACTCAACGATAATCCCGGAACCATAGTAACCGAAGAACACGATCAAATGGAATCTGTAGTCATTCGCGGCGTCTCGATCGAGCGCTCCCAAGCACGTCTCACCATCACCGGTATTCCGGATGAACCTGGCATGTCCGCTCGCATCCTTGGCTGTCTCGCCGATGCTGAGATCAACATCGACATGATCATCTCAAACATTGCCCACGATGGCATGGCTCGCCATTCCTTCACCATGCACAGCAATGACCTTGGCAAAGCTCAGGCAGCTCTCAAGCCAGTCATCGCGACTCTCCCTGCTAGCAAGATCGAAACGGAGGCCGGTATCGCCAAGCTCTCCTGTGTCGGCATCGGCATGCGCTCTCACTCAGGTGTAGCAGCGAAAATGTTTGAAGCTCTCGGTGAAGCACAAATCAACATTGGCATGATCACGACTTCCGAGATCAAAATCGCCGTTACTGTTGACGAGACTCAAATCGAAGACGCTGCACGCGCTGTCCACACAGCCTTCGAACTCGACAAAGTTCCTAGCAAGTAA
- the feoB gene encoding ferrous iron transport protein B, whose protein sequence is MSSTPEQHTVALVGNPNSGKTTLFNALTGENQKTGNYAGVTVNLKTGTFRNTHGRKINLIDLPGCYSLDPNSPDEKVTRDFLSGDIADQPAPEITVCVLDASALERHLNLALEVIELGHPVVIALNMVDVAESRGIHLDPTILSEELGVPVVPIQANKGKGIVELKQALRLPAPAIPETRWQTTGTDLERQHARTAFIQTICNEAARRESNDTLTLSDKLDEYLLHPFTGWAALISIMLIVFWSIFSFSSIPMDAIDGAFASLGDTVANSMPEGDLNDLIVNGVIAGVGGTVIFLPQIVLLFFFIGLLESSGYMARAAFLMDRIMNKAGLSGKAFLPLLSAHACAIPGVMATRTIDSARERLITILIAPWMSCSARLPVYFLLIALLLPTQGSAAQALLLFCIYLAGIVTALVAARILRTRLPDDEVESHFMLELPPYRAPQLGYLFRHVLDRAWAFLKKAGSVILVLSIILWALQTFPKPDEGSPAAEEPALALEESYMGQLGHTIEPAFKPLGYDWRTATSVLTSFAAREVFVSSLKISYSISEDLEEEEQDTLLREQLSAATWPDGSKIYTPLTLVSLLIFFIYALQCLPTTAVVHRETKSLKWAAGQLVGMSLFAYLAALLVFQVGSLLGFS, encoded by the coding sequence ATGTCTTCCACACCTGAGCAACACACCGTTGCCCTCGTCGGTAATCCAAACAGTGGTAAAACAACGCTTTTCAACGCCCTGACAGGCGAAAACCAGAAAACTGGGAATTACGCCGGCGTCACTGTAAATCTCAAAACGGGAACTTTCCGTAATACCCACGGGCGCAAGATCAACCTCATCGATTTACCCGGTTGCTATTCACTGGATCCCAACTCTCCTGATGAGAAAGTCACCCGTGATTTCCTGAGCGGAGACATTGCTGACCAGCCCGCACCGGAAATCACCGTCTGTGTCTTGGACGCCTCTGCTCTAGAGCGCCATCTCAACCTCGCTCTCGAAGTCATCGAACTCGGTCACCCTGTCGTCATCGCCCTCAATATGGTCGATGTGGCAGAGTCACGAGGTATCCATCTCGATCCCACTATCCTTTCCGAGGAACTTGGTGTACCGGTCGTCCCCATCCAGGCCAACAAAGGCAAAGGCATCGTCGAACTGAAGCAAGCCCTGCGCCTTCCAGCTCCAGCGATACCTGAGACTCGTTGGCAAACCACAGGCACCGACCTCGAGCGCCAGCACGCCCGAACCGCCTTTATCCAGACCATCTGTAACGAGGCGGCTCGCCGTGAAAGCAACGACACTCTCACACTCAGCGACAAGCTGGATGAGTATCTGCTCCACCCATTCACGGGCTGGGCTGCACTCATTTCCATCATGCTTATCGTCTTCTGGTCGATCTTCTCTTTCTCTTCCATCCCGATGGATGCCATCGACGGAGCCTTCGCATCACTCGGCGACACAGTAGCCAATTCCATGCCTGAGGGTGATCTGAACGACCTGATCGTCAATGGAGTCATCGCCGGAGTCGGCGGCACTGTGATCTTCCTACCACAGATCGTCCTCCTCTTCTTCTTTATCGGTCTTCTTGAATCCAGTGGTTACATGGCGCGAGCTGCGTTCCTCATGGACCGCATCATGAATAAAGCGGGACTCTCAGGTAAGGCCTTCCTGCCCCTGCTATCTGCTCACGCCTGCGCCATTCCTGGAGTCATGGCGACCCGCACCATCGACAGCGCCCGCGAGAGATTGATTACCATCCTCATTGCGCCATGGATGTCTTGTTCAGCGCGTCTCCCGGTTTACTTTCTGCTGATTGCCTTACTCTTACCCACTCAGGGCAGCGCGGCCCAGGCTCTCCTGCTATTCTGCATTTACCTGGCTGGCATCGTAACAGCTTTGGTCGCTGCACGCATTTTGCGCACCCGCCTTCCTGACGACGAAGTGGAAAGCCACTTCATGCTAGAGCTTCCTCCTTATCGCGCCCCACAACTCGGCTACCTCTTCCGTCACGTCTTGGACAGAGCCTGGGCATTCCTGAAGAAGGCTGGCTCCGTCATCCTGGTTCTCTCCATTATTCTCTGGGCCTTGCAAACTTTCCCGAAACCAGACGAAGGCAGCCCAGCCGCTGAGGAGCCAGCACTCGCCCTGGAAGAGTCCTACATGGGCCAGCTGGGTCACACCATCGAGCCGGCCTTCAAACCTCTCGGCTATGACTGGCGCACGGCGACTTCTGTTCTCACCTCATTCGCAGCCCGCGAAGTCTTCGTTAGCTCCCTCAAGATCTCCTATTCCATCAGCGAAGACCTGGAGGAAGAAGAGCAGGACACACTGCTACGTGAGCAGCTGTCTGCAGCCACCTGGCCCGATGGAAGCAAGATCTATACACCTCTCACCCTCGTTAGCCTCCTGATCTTCTTCATCTACGCACTACAGTGCCTACCGACTACTGCCGTTGTTCACAGAGAGACCAAGTCACTGAAATGGGCCGCAGGCCAATTAGTTGGCATGTCACTATTTGCCTACTTGGCGGCTCTCTTGGTCTTCCAAGTCGGCTCACTCCTTGGCTTCTCCTAA
- a CDS encoding FeoA family protein — MNITDIAHELEADSAMTLSQASVGCSFRISHLNGASCQRLRSMGFCETMEVKKLSNGRTLLCSVCGTKMALNRKLADQILVCPA; from the coding sequence GTGAACATTACGGACATCGCACACGAACTCGAAGCCGACTCAGCCATGACACTTAGTCAGGCCAGCGTAGGCTGTTCATTCCGTATCAGTCACTTGAATGGGGCATCTTGCCAACGCCTCCGCAGCATGGGCTTCTGTGAAACCATGGAAGTCAAAAAGCTCTCCAATGGCCGCACTCTGCTTTGCTCCGTATGCGGCACTAAAATGGCACTCAATCGCAAACTCGCAGACCAGATTCTAGTCTGCCCAGCTTAA
- a CDS encoding NfeD family protein, translated as MNRWILAVWVFLVCGFATANEQEEKSLFGKNSGESFEGKVVVLKVGEDSLVNTYAFKYWKKVLKRADEEKAKAVIFDLDTPGGLAFDTADLITQVLPEVKVKTIAFVNTDAISAGSMVAFGCDKIYMHPRGSIGATGLISGSGAEIEPVMRAKLESVFASYVKIVAKEKGRNADVMKAMMFKDKAYSFAGGKVVVEEGDLLTLTGDEAVLMHEGKPLLADGICEDLLAVLAKENLAQSDVVVAEPTGFEAFAYWVAKFSALLIAVGLMGAFLEMKTPGFGIFGGIAILAFTVFFLGNHVADNLAGYELAALFAVGLILVILEFLVIPGTFFAGAVGVVMMLSALLIAMVDRDSFEGFDTDKGLITLTSLIGWPIIFLAIGLAGSTLLVTLFMRFLPSVPLYNSLAVNAELKRGTGIEKGEGEESVLLGVEGVAETELRPVGRAKINGKLLEVVSDVGFIPAGAKIVVTSEDGMRIIVEEIKEA; from the coding sequence ATGAATAGATGGATTTTGGCGGTGTGGGTGTTCCTCGTGTGTGGATTCGCCACGGCAAATGAGCAGGAGGAGAAGAGTCTTTTTGGCAAAAACTCGGGTGAGAGTTTTGAGGGCAAAGTGGTCGTTCTCAAAGTTGGGGAGGATTCTTTGGTGAATACCTATGCCTTCAAGTACTGGAAGAAAGTCCTGAAGCGGGCGGATGAAGAGAAGGCCAAGGCGGTGATTTTTGATTTGGATACACCTGGCGGGCTGGCGTTTGACACGGCAGATCTGATCACGCAGGTGCTTCCGGAAGTGAAGGTGAAGACGATTGCCTTTGTGAATACGGATGCAATCAGCGCGGGATCCATGGTGGCCTTTGGTTGTGACAAAATTTATATGCACCCCAGAGGATCTATTGGAGCTACAGGCTTGATATCTGGATCAGGTGCGGAAATTGAGCCGGTTATGCGAGCCAAGCTGGAGTCAGTATTTGCCTCTTACGTCAAGATTGTGGCCAAGGAGAAAGGGAGAAATGCTGATGTGATGAAGGCCATGATGTTCAAGGACAAGGCCTACTCTTTCGCGGGGGGTAAAGTAGTCGTGGAAGAGGGGGATCTCCTGACTTTGACTGGAGATGAAGCTGTCTTGATGCATGAAGGTAAGCCTCTGTTGGCGGACGGCATTTGCGAGGATCTGCTTGCCGTGCTGGCCAAAGAGAATTTAGCCCAGAGTGATGTGGTGGTGGCTGAGCCGACAGGCTTCGAGGCTTTTGCCTACTGGGTTGCTAAATTTTCCGCCCTTCTTATCGCCGTGGGCTTGATGGGAGCCTTTTTGGAAATGAAGACTCCAGGTTTCGGGATCTTTGGTGGGATTGCTATTCTGGCCTTTACTGTGTTCTTCCTGGGTAACCATGTGGCGGATAATTTGGCAGGTTATGAGCTGGCAGCCTTGTTTGCCGTGGGATTGATTCTCGTCATCCTGGAGTTCTTGGTGATTCCCGGAACCTTCTTTGCCGGGGCAGTTGGGGTGGTGATGATGCTTTCCGCCTTGCTGATTGCCATGGTAGACAGAGATAGCTTTGAGGGATTTGATACGGACAAGGGACTCATCACACTGACCTCTCTGATCGGGTGGCCTATTATTTTTCTGGCCATCGGTTTGGCTGGTTCCACTTTGTTGGTGACTCTGTTCATGCGCTTTTTGCCTAGTGTTCCACTTTACAATAGCTTGGCGGTGAATGCTGAGTTGAAGCGAGGCACAGGTATTGAGAAAGGTGAAGGAGAAGAGTCGGTCCTACTTGGTGTTGAAGGGGTCGCGGAAACAGAGCTTCGCCCTGTTGGTAGAGCGAAGATCAATGGAAAGTTGTTAGAGGTAGTGTCTGACGTCGGATTCATTCCGGCAGGTGCCAAAATTGTCGTAACGTCCGAAGACGGTATGCGTATAATCGTAGAGGAGATCAAAGAAGCATGA
- a CDS encoding RNA polymerase sigma factor, with protein sequence MTTAEGNSTFQPTRWTLVQRVKDACAGEAQEALNELCGMYWKPLYAYARGYGRSMEDAEDVVQGFMAKGVEKALFAAADREKGKMRTFLLTAFKRYLRDEHAKSIAVKRGEGKVDTMDIAAEEARWEDSDAEDPTLSFDKRWALIVVESAREQLRKKYYREGKEDFYEALAQCLTGELDGGYQEVADQLGVSLSSVKVGVHRMRKRFGEMLRAEILETIGEGEDPDDELKYLIAVLSD encoded by the coding sequence ATGACGACAGCAGAAGGTAATAGCACATTCCAACCCACGCGCTGGACTCTGGTTCAGCGAGTCAAAGACGCCTGTGCGGGCGAAGCCCAGGAGGCGCTCAATGAACTCTGTGGGATGTACTGGAAGCCGCTCTATGCTTATGCCAGAGGTTATGGCAGATCGATGGAGGATGCCGAGGATGTGGTGCAGGGCTTCATGGCGAAAGGTGTAGAGAAAGCTCTCTTTGCGGCTGCTGATAGAGAGAAGGGCAAGATGCGCACCTTCCTACTTACCGCGTTCAAGCGCTACTTGAGAGATGAGCATGCAAAGTCGATTGCCGTCAAAAGAGGTGAGGGCAAGGTCGATACCATGGACATCGCCGCTGAGGAGGCGCGTTGGGAAGATAGTGATGCGGAAGATCCTACCCTGAGCTTTGACAAGCGCTGGGCGCTTATCGTGGTCGAAAGTGCTCGAGAGCAATTGCGCAAAAAATATTACCGCGAAGGTAAGGAGGATTTCTACGAAGCACTGGCACAATGTCTCACGGGTGAGTTGGACGGAGGTTATCAGGAAGTGGCGGACCAGTTAGGGGTATCGCTTTCTTCTGTGAAGGTGGGGGTTCACCGGATGCGTAAACGCTTCGGTGAAATGCTGAGGGCGGAGATTTTGGAAACCATTGGTGAAGGTGAAGATCCTGATGATGAGCTGAAGTATCTCATCGCGGTGCTTTCCGATTAG